In a genomic window of Cytobacillus sp. FSL H8-0458:
- the tatA gene encoding twin-arginine translocase TatA/TatE family subunit, producing MLSNIGIPGLILILVLALIIFGPKKLPEIGKAFGETLKEFKKSTRELTKDDDDDKRK from the coding sequence ATGTTATCAAACATCGGTATTCCAGGTTTAATTCTCATCCTGGTTCTGGCTCTGATTATTTTTGGCCCTAAGAAACTTCCTGAAATAGGGAAAGCGTTCGGGGAGACCTTAAAAGAATTTAAGAAATCTACCCGTGAACTCACAAAAGATGATGACGATGATAAAAGGAAATAA
- a CDS encoding glycoside hydrolase family 13 protein, giving the protein MKKQWWKESVVYQIYPRSFMDSNGDGIGDLQGIISRLDYLKELGIDVVWLSPVYKSPNDDNGYDISDYQDIMREFGTMKDWEQLLGELHKRGIKLIMDLVVNHSSDEHIWFSEARKSKDNPYRDYYIWREGKNGKEPNNWGSNFGGSAWELDESTGEYYLHLFSKKQPDLNWENPKLRTEIYDMMTWWLEKGIDGFRMDVVNFISKVEGLPDGEPKPGKKYASGSKYYRNGPKIHEYLQEMNEKAISKYDVMTVGEMPGVNPEWARQYTGESRNELNMVFQFEHVSLDNGPNGKWDLKPLDLFDLKTNLTKWQNELDEVGWNSLYFNNHDQPRSVSRFGNDGEYCDKSAKMLATLLHMMKGTPYIYQGEEIGMTNVRYSSIDEYRDIETLNFYKEALNDGWTEEKALEAIFAKGRDNARTPMQWDSSRHGGFTKGTPWIKVNPNYKDINVEKAMKNPDSVFHYYKKLIELRKKNEIIIYGKYNLILDHHPEVYAYTRTLDNQILLVMCNFYGGNTEAELPADIQEKKFEPLIGNYSDIQISRTIKLRPYETQVLLF; this is encoded by the coding sequence ATGAAGAAGCAATGGTGGAAAGAAAGTGTGGTTTACCAGATCTACCCTCGGAGCTTCATGGACAGCAATGGAGATGGAATAGGAGATTTACAGGGAATTATCTCAAGGCTTGATTACTTGAAAGAGCTTGGAATAGATGTGGTCTGGCTTTCTCCAGTTTATAAATCACCAAATGATGATAATGGCTATGATATCAGTGATTATCAGGATATTATGCGTGAGTTTGGAACAATGAAGGATTGGGAACAGCTTCTTGGGGAGCTGCATAAAAGAGGCATCAAACTCATTATGGACCTGGTGGTGAACCATAGTTCAGACGAGCATATCTGGTTTTCAGAAGCAAGGAAATCGAAAGATAATCCATACAGGGATTACTATATATGGCGTGAAGGAAAGAATGGAAAAGAGCCGAATAACTGGGGCAGCAATTTCGGCGGATCTGCCTGGGAGCTTGACGAAAGTACAGGAGAATATTATTTGCATCTGTTTTCAAAAAAACAGCCTGATCTAAACTGGGAGAATCCGAAACTGAGAACAGAAATATACGACATGATGACCTGGTGGCTTGAAAAAGGGATTGATGGATTCAGAATGGATGTGGTCAACTTTATATCCAAAGTGGAGGGACTTCCTGATGGTGAACCAAAGCCCGGGAAGAAATATGCTTCTGGAAGCAAGTATTATCGAAACGGCCCAAAAATTCATGAATACCTGCAGGAGATGAATGAAAAGGCAATTTCGAAGTATGATGTTATGACTGTCGGTGAAATGCCTGGTGTTAATCCTGAGTGGGCCAGGCAGTATACAGGAGAATCACGCAATGAGCTGAATATGGTCTTCCAGTTTGAACATGTTAGCCTGGATAACGGGCCAAATGGCAAATGGGATCTTAAACCCCTCGATCTATTTGACTTAAAAACAAATCTGACAAAATGGCAAAATGAACTGGATGAGGTTGGCTGGAACAGTCTTTACTTCAATAATCATGATCAGCCGCGCTCTGTTTCAAGATTCGGGAATGATGGAGAGTATTGCGATAAGTCAGCAAAGATGCTGGCAACATTGCTGCATATGATGAAGGGAACTCCATATATTTATCAGGGCGAAGAAATTGGAATGACAAATGTCCGTTACTCAAGCATTGATGAATACAGAGATATAGAAACACTTAACTTTTATAAAGAAGCTCTTAACGATGGCTGGACAGAGGAAAAGGCACTGGAGGCCATCTTTGCAAAAGGGCGTGACAATGCAAGGACACCAATGCAATGGGATTCCTCCAGACACGGAGGATTTACGAAAGGGACCCCATGGATAAAAGTAAATCCTAACTATAAAGACATTAATGTCGAAAAGGCCATGAAAAACCCTGACTCTGTTTTTCATTATTATAAAAAGCTTATTGAACTCAGGAAGAAAAATGAAATTATTATTTATGGAAAGTATAACCTTATACTTGATCACCATCCCGAAGTCTACGCCTATACAAGAACACTGGACAATCAGATTCTTCTTGTCATGTGCAACTTCTATGGCGGAAACACTGAAGCAGAACTCCCTGCAGACATCCAGGAGAAAAAATTCGAACCGCTGATTGGGAATTATAGTGATATACAAATCAGCAGAACAATTAAACTTCGTCCATATGAAACTCAGGTGCTTCTCTTTTAA
- a CDS encoding YkvA family protein, with the protein MPEIETKDYKDGYKKFSSRAKRYAEDPEKTKGLLKKATLKADKNKSSLSDIWEKFQLLIDLVKAWSKGDYRHISKKSIIFIIATILYFVSPIDLVPDFLIGMGILDDAAVLGFAVSQITGELEKFKIWKESRTIEMK; encoded by the coding sequence ATGCCTGAAATAGAAACGAAAGATTATAAGGACGGCTATAAAAAATTTTCTTCCAGGGCCAAACGTTATGCTGAGGACCCTGAAAAAACAAAAGGACTGCTAAAAAAGGCTACACTTAAAGCAGATAAAAACAAATCTTCATTAAGTGATATATGGGAAAAGTTTCAGCTTCTAATCGATTTAGTTAAGGCATGGTCTAAAGGCGATTACCGGCATATTTCAAAAAAGTCGATTATCTTTATTATTGCTACCATACTATACTTTGTTTCCCCTATAGATCTTGTTCCTGACTTTTTAATAGGAATGGGAATCTTAGATGATGCAGCAGTCCTTGGTTTTGCCGTCAGCCAAATTACAGGTGAACTTGAAAAATTCAAAATCTGGAAAGAGAGCAGGACCATTGAGATGAAATAA
- a CDS encoding NAD-dependent deacylase, translated as MLEKWLKESNYTVILTGAGMSTESRLPDFRSANNGLWNGKDPGKIASTDALNENVNEFIEFYRHRVIGLKECTPHQGHYILADWEKRDIIKSIITQNVDGFHGLAGSKKISELHGNLQTLHCQKCKKEFPSEGYLHGQFQCNCGGVLRPSVVLFGEMLPEEALDFAADETEKAELFIVLGSSLTVTPANQFPLIAKQNGAKLVIINMEPTDFDIYADEVIHERKIGEVLDELDRAFK; from the coding sequence ATGCTTGAGAAATGGCTGAAGGAATCTAATTATACAGTAATATTAACTGGAGCAGGAATGTCGACGGAAAGCAGACTGCCTGATTTCAGGTCTGCCAATAATGGATTATGGAATGGGAAAGATCCCGGAAAAATAGCCAGTACAGACGCGTTAAATGAAAATGTGAACGAGTTTATAGAATTTTATCGGCACAGGGTAATCGGGCTTAAGGAGTGCACTCCCCATCAAGGGCACTATATACTTGCAGATTGGGAAAAGAGAGATATTATTAAGAGCATTATCACCCAGAATGTGGATGGATTTCATGGACTGGCGGGAAGTAAAAAAATATCAGAGCTCCATGGGAATTTGCAGACACTCCATTGCCAGAAATGTAAAAAAGAGTTCCCGAGCGAGGGGTATTTACATGGACAATTCCAATGTAATTGCGGGGGTGTGCTCCGTCCTTCAGTAGTTCTGTTTGGGGAAATGCTTCCTGAGGAGGCTTTGGATTTCGCAGCAGATGAAACAGAAAAGGCAGAACTTTTTATTGTTCTGGGATCATCCTTGACTGTAACACCTGCAAATCAGTTTCCGCTGATAGCCAAACAAAACGGAGCAAAACTAGTGATTATTAATATGGAACCTACGGATTTCGACATTTATGCTGATGAAGTGATCCATGAACGCAAAATTGGTGAAGTGCTGGATGAACTTGATAGAGCCTTTAAATAG
- the treP gene encoding PTS system trehalose-specific EIIBC component, with protein sequence MATNKESAEQIVEAVGGSDNIAAATHCVTRLRFALKDEGKVNKEKLEDIDIVKGSFSTNGQFQVVIGQGLVDKVYKEMTDATGIGESSKEETKSAAAENLNPLQRGIKTLADIFIPILPAIVTAGLLMGINNIMTAPDIFFDDKSFVEVYTNWADLASIINLIANTAFVFLPGLIGWSAVNRFGGSPLLGMVLGLMLVHPDLLNAWGYGAAEEVPKWNLFGLEIEKVGYQGQVLPVLFASYVLAKIEVFLRKRIPDAFQLLTVAPIALLVTGFLSFIAIGPITFTIGSWITNGVVGIFDAVPALGGLIYGGLYAPLVITGMHHTFLAVDLQLIGSIGGTFLWPMVALSNIAQGSAAFAMMLLSKGNEKLKGLALTSSISAWLGVTEPAMFGVNLRFKYPFFAAIIGSAVAGIFITINGVKAPSIGVGGLPAFFSIFAENWGAFFIGMGIALVVPFLLTLAFSKFKKA encoded by the coding sequence ATGGCTACAAATAAAGAGTCAGCAGAGCAAATCGTAGAAGCTGTCGGGGGCAGTGATAATATCGCTGCGGCCACTCATTGTGTTACACGGCTGCGTTTTGCGTTAAAAGATGAAGGAAAAGTCAACAAAGAAAAGCTCGAAGATATTGATATTGTAAAAGGTTCATTTTCCACCAATGGACAATTCCAGGTTGTGATCGGACAAGGCCTCGTTGATAAAGTATATAAAGAAATGACAGATGCAACCGGAATTGGCGAATCGTCAAAAGAAGAGACCAAAAGTGCAGCTGCCGAAAACTTAAATCCCCTACAGCGCGGAATTAAAACACTGGCGGATATTTTTATTCCAATCCTCCCGGCTATCGTAACAGCTGGTTTGCTGATGGGAATCAACAACATTATGACAGCACCGGATATTTTCTTCGATGATAAGTCGTTTGTTGAAGTTTATACAAACTGGGCTGATCTGGCGAGCATCATTAATCTGATTGCCAATACTGCTTTCGTATTCCTTCCAGGCCTGATTGGATGGAGTGCTGTAAACCGGTTTGGCGGCAGTCCGCTTCTTGGTATGGTGCTTGGTTTGATGCTGGTGCACCCGGATCTTTTAAATGCATGGGGCTATGGTGCAGCAGAGGAAGTTCCGAAGTGGAATTTATTTGGTCTTGAAATTGAAAAGGTAGGTTACCAGGGCCAGGTATTGCCTGTATTATTTGCTTCATATGTTTTGGCTAAGATAGAAGTATTTCTTCGAAAAAGAATTCCTGATGCTTTTCAGCTTCTGACTGTCGCGCCAATCGCTTTACTAGTTACTGGATTTCTTTCTTTTATTGCCATTGGACCCATTACATTCACGATCGGCAGCTGGATTACAAATGGGGTTGTCGGAATCTTTGATGCTGTTCCAGCCCTTGGAGGCTTGATATACGGAGGATTATATGCACCTTTAGTTATCACTGGCATGCATCATACATTCCTGGCAGTTGATCTGCAGCTAATCGGCAGCATTGGCGGCACGTTTTTATGGCCGATGGTGGCATTGTCCAATATTGCACAGGGTTCAGCCGCTTTTGCCATGATGCTGTTAAGCAAAGGGAACGAAAAGCTGAAAGGGCTTGCGCTCACTTCTTCAATTTCAGCTTGGCTGGGCGTAACGGAGCCGGCGATGTTTGGTGTTAATCTTCGCTTTAAATACCCGTTCTTTGCAGCAATTATTGGATCAGCTGTTGCAGGCATATTCATCACTATTAATGGAGTTAAGGCACCGTCGATAGGTGTAGGAGGCTTGCCGGCATTTTTCTCCATCTTTGCGGAAAACTGGGGTGCTTTCTTTATCGGAATGGGAATCGCACTAGTTGTGCCTTTTTTATTAACTTTAGCTTTCTCGAAATTTAAAAAAGCTTAA